Proteins found in one Asterias amurensis chromosome 13, ASM3211899v1 genomic segment:
- the LOC139946412 gene encoding excitatory amino acid transporter 3-like: MSDIEEMKEPITDGKSSNGSWGACCCGFLRRNLLVFLLLMSLILGVGVGFIIKFCTDIELSAKEIGYISFPGTLFLNMLKMIIVPLIVSSLVAGMSSLDKRVSGVLGLKALVYYFLTTLMAVILGIIMVMAISPGSHGQTDMIDRSGKSEHVNTVDSFLDLLRNMFPPNIVEACFRTYKTAQIEVMPMDDKMMMSTTMSPSMTTSMADMEGITTMDNMTKKIILFQSMGGYQDRSNVLGLVVFSCILGIVLGRMGPEGDPLKAFANSLMETIMRLVSIIIWISPIGIFFLILGKILAMDDWVKVFSQIGLYSITVISGLLIHGLLVLPLIFLIFTRKNPVTYIKGVSPALMTAFATASSSATLPLTMSCLENNNKIDKRVTRFMLPIGATVNMDGTALYEAVAAIFIAQVNGFELDIATIITVSVTATLASVGAAGIPQAGLVTLVIVLNAVGLPADDVTLIIVIDWFLDRIRTTVNVAGDAFGAGIVYYRSKDRLSALEEPKGHDLFKQDPDTDYYPELKEFNTKL; this comes from the exons ATGAGTGACATCGAAGAGATGAAAGAGCCTATTACAGACGGTAAGAGCTCGAATGGCTCATGGGGTGCCTGCTGCTGCGGCTTCTTACGGCGCAACCTCTTGGTGTTTCTCCTGCTGATGTCACTGATCCTTGGTGTTGGTGTCGGCTTCATCATCAAGTTCTGCACCGACATTGAGTTAAGTGCCAAGGAGATTGGCTACATCTCATTCCCCGGGACCCTCTTCTTGAACATGCTGAAGATGATCATCGTTCCGCTGATTGTGTCCAGCTTGGTGGCTGGAATGTCTTCACTGGACAAACGAGTCTCAGGAGTCCTTGGCCTCAAG GCTTTGGTGTACTACTTCCTAACCACCCTGATGGCTGTCATACTAGGTATCATCATGGTCATGGCGATCAGTCCAGGTAGCCACGGTCAGACAGACATGATCGATAGATCTGGGAAAAGTGAGCACGTCAACACGGTCGATTCCTTTCTGGACCTCCTGAG GAACATGTTCCCGCCAAACATCGTCGAGGCATGCTTTCGAACA TACAAAACTGCGCAAATAGAAGTCATGCCGATGGACGATAAGATGATGATGTCAACCACTATGTCTCCCTCTATGACCACTTCCATGGCCGACATGGAGGGCATCACAACAATGGACAACATGACGAAGAAGATCATATTATTTCAGTCCATGGGTGGATACCAGGATCGGAGCAATGTGTTAGGCCTGGTGGTGTTTTCCTGTATACTGGGTATCGTGCTTGGCCGCATGGGGCCGGAAGGAGACCCACTCAAGGCCTTTGCCAACTCACTCATGGAGACTATTATGAGACTAGTCAGCATTATTATCTG GATCTCTCCAATCGGTATTTTCTTCCTGATACTCGGCAAGATCTTGGCCATGGATGACTGGGTGAAAGTCTTCAGTCAGATCGGGCTGTACTCGATTACCGTTATCTCGGGTCTGCTCATTCACGGCCTGCTCGTACTGCCCCTTATCTTCCTGATCTTCACCCGGAAAAACCCAGTCACTTACATCAAAGGGGTGTCCCCAGCTCTGATGACGGCCTTCGCGACTGCCTCAAG CTCTGCTACCCTACCACTGACCATGAGTTGCCTTGAGAACAATAACAAGATCGACAAGAGAGTGACGCGTTTCATGCTGCCCATCGGCGCTACAGTCAACATGGACGGGACGGCTCTGTATGAGGCAGTGGCGGCCATCTTCATTGCACAGGTCAACGGCTTCGAACTGGACATTGCGACCATTATAACGGTCAG CGTGACAGCTACCTTAGCGAGCGTGGGAGCTGCTGGGATACCCCAGGCCGGTCTGGTCACGTTGGTCATTGTACTCAACGCGGTTGGTCTACCCGCTGATGACGTCACTCTCATTATTGTCATCGACTGGTTCCT AGACCGTATCCGCACCACCGTGAACGTCGCCGGTGATGCTTTCGGGGCTGGCATCGTCTACTACCGCTCTAAGGATCGTCTCTCAGCCCTGGAGGAACccaaaggtcatgacctcttCAAACAGGACCCGGATACTGACTACTACCCAGAACTGAAAGAGTTTAACACCAAACTGTAA
- the LOC139945927 gene encoding uncharacterized protein, giving the protein MELSSPLHVPNEHNHLYCKPSHLENPSKHGERVQYEKKEFTAWLNDYLQHVPDCKCITDLQEDLADGITLLYFVQQISYESPPCVHQNPALYVHRVENTEECLLFLDRLGVDLRGVYAEDVVSGNIKTILALCRAMQIRFQGDMLEDHRCLSPVLSWKHKSLSPSLSSAGFTWPKNSFLQEGEQTSSHQDETGACSETSSSSIFTVWYKEDMAVFSWIKRLLGIELKDYSEFGDGILLCAIVNQLWDESVTQEEVLYSTPLERLEIATEAAEQFLGVPRNELDLKAVIDGQSKDGLTWYLLDLKAASEHMMTQYLAMGEERDRMRNEEEAVNQMRRQLIRQYSRDNIDPVPTVDSSGRNQTIRQSSRDNTDAMPTVDSSGRNPNDQQARGVSTSYPTDTRLNDNFQRDPSKSCLTSGKRISDQGRTEPDSISDEKSSDKRSLAVPYQATRELLGFDESTDAPERPIVQGETHQEIEELETSLSLLMKPTTRLSSLLGPESRDAETDNDDDAPLLKQTTSHPLDASPAKATLLPRDTPSRMRNQPDVSGFFSPFSMPFLSTASRTDARTRIGNSMRNTSSRVEDDDNLARDKLTTWNDKDVLRNQGHDSSLKEPQKPMTRKLSATMMARLAARSPGGVAGMSASDSDD; this is encoded by the exons GAATTCACTGCTTGGCTGAATGACTACCTGCAGCATGTTCCTGATTGTAAGTGCATCACAGACTTACAGGAAGATCTTGCTGATGGTATTACTCTACTGTATTTTGTTCAACAAATCT CTTATGAGTCGCCCCCATGCGTACATCAAAATCCTGCCCTCTATGTTCACCGTGTTGAAAACACCGAAGAGTGTCTTCTATTCCTAGATAGATTGGGAGTTGACTTGAGAGGTGTATACGCTGAAG ATGTGGTAAGCGGTAATATTAAGACCATACTGGCACTGTGCCGGGCAATGCAAATACGCTTTCAAG GTGACATGTTGGAGGACCATCGTTGCTTAAGCCCAGTGTTGTCATGGAAACACAAGTCGTTATCCCCGTCTCTCTCATCAGCCGGTTTCACATGGCCTAAGAATTCATTCCTACAAG AGGGAGAGCAAACATCAAGCCATCAGGATGAAACAGGGGCTTGTTCTGAGACTAGCTCAAGCAGTATCTTCACAGTGTGGTATAAGGAAGACATGGCAGTCTTCAGCTGGATTAAGAGACTACTAGGAATCGAGTTGAAAGATTATTCAGA gtttGGTGATGGTATTCTACTGTGTGCTATTGTAAACCAACTATGGGATGAAAGTGTTACACAGGAG GAGGTTCTTTACAGTACTCCTCTGGAAAGGCTTGAGATTGCCACGGAAGCTGCTGAACAATTCTTAGGAGTACCAAGGAATGAACTTGACCTCAAGGCTGTGATTGACGGACAGAGTAAAGATGGcttaacatggtatctcttaGATCTCAAAGCAGCAAGTGAACACATGATGACG CAATATTTAGCGATGGGAGAGGAGAGGGACAGAATGAGGAATGAGGAGGAAGCAGTCAATCAAATGCGTCGCCAGCTCATCAGGCAATACTCCAGAGATAACATCGATCCAGTACCAACTGTTGATTCATCTGGAAGAAATCAAACCATTAGGCAGTCCTCCCGAGACAATACCGATGCTATGCCAACTGTCGATTCATCTGGAAGAAATCCAAACGACCAACAGGCAAGAGGTGTTTCGACAAGCTACCCAACAGATACAAGATTGAATGACAACTTCCAAAGGGACCCGAGCAAGAGCTGTTTGACATCAGGAAAGCGTATTTCTGACCAAGGGAGAACAGAACCAGACAGTATCAGTGATGAGAAAAGTTCTGATAAGCGTTCTCTAGCCGTGCCCTACCAGGCGACAAGGGAGTTACTTGGGTTTGATGAGAGTACTGACGCGCCAGAGCGACCAATAGTTCAAGGTGAGACTCATCAAGAGATAGAAGAACTCGAGACCAGCCTGTCCTTGCTCATGAAACCAACTACAAGGCTCTCATCGCTGCTTGGGCCAGAATCCAGAGACGCAGAAACTGATAACGACGACGACGCTCCGCTGTTAAAACAGACTACCAGTCACCCTCTAGATGCATCTCCTGCGAAAGCGACCCTCTTGCCCAGAGACACTCCGTCACGGATGCGAAACCAACCGGACGTCTCAGGATTCTTCTCTCCGTTTTCAATGCCGTTCTTGTCGACCGCTTCTAGGACGGACGCAAGAACTAGAATCGGGAACAGTATGAGGAACACGTCTTCTAGGGTTGAAGATGATGACAACCTGGCAAGGGATAAGCTGACAACTTGGAATGACAAAGATGTGCTGAGAAATCAAGGCCATGACAG CTCATTGAAGGAGCCTCAGAAGCCCATGACTAGGAAACTAAGCGCAACGATGATGGCAAGATTGGCTGCTCGATCGCCAGGGGGAGTTGCTGGGATGAGCGCATCCGATTCTGATGACTAA